CACACGGCTGAGTGAGACTGAGTCGGGATCTCTCACCAGGAGTCCAGTTTGAATGTGTCATTCTGTAAACACTGGGATGTAGAAAACTCATTTGTCCTTTAAGGGAAGCCTGGAAGGGTCAGACGATAATGTTAGcattgtgtggatgtgtgtgtctgtgtgtgtgtgtgtgtgtgtgtggcatccagTTGTTATTTGATTTCCTTATTTCAGTAAAAATCTGTTTGATATGGGGAAAGTGGAGATTGATCGACACAGAGATACCAACTGTACGTAGACACACTCCACCTGGAGAACTAATTGAATCATCAGTTATACTGTAAAAATAGAGTTGGATTCATGATGAGGATTTGGATTAGTTCTAAGGCTCTGGGTCTAGGCtttcagaggtgtgtgtgtttgtggctgtGTGTTAGCTGAGGAGTAGTGTCAGTATTTAACACACTGGAGGGACATTCTAACCCAGAGTGTGAGTGGAGTGATATATTGTGTACCCTCCCTCTAATACCCACCGCAATACTGCCCCCACCTGGTAGGATCAGGTActgacacacacagtgagagagggTTGGCTTTCTGCAAAcattcctcttctcctttcttatCCCTTTATCATATGGTTCAGTGCATTCACACCAAGACAACTATGGACGTGTTTGCTTTATCTCTGTATACACCAGGGGAACTAGGCCTATTGTTAGCATTAGTTCTATGTGTGAATAGACCTATGCTGCGTGTGTATtcatgtggctgtgtgtgtgtgttcatgtggcCGTGTTTGTGCTGGTGTCTGTTAGTAAATCATGCCATAATCAGATGAGCTTTGACAGTGCGTGTTGTTGGCAGTGGAAGCAGAGCCAGGATCCTTTCAGAGATagttattagtgtgtgtgtgtgtgtgtgtgtgtgtgtgtgtgtgtgtgtgtgtgtgtgtgtgtgtgtgtgtttgtttctgctTTAGAGAGCCTCTGGTCTAATCTAATAGGAGCTCACTGTGGCTGATACATTAGGCCtggcctctcctcttctctctctctctcttctctcctcctcttctctctctctctctctctcttctctcctcctcttctctcctcctctcttccccttctctcctcctcttctctctctctcctcctctcctcctcttcgctcctcctcctcttctctcttcctctcctctcctcttcttctctctctttctctcctcctcttctctcctcctctcttcttcttctctcctcctcttctctctctcatcctctcctcttcgctcctcctcttctctctcctctccttctctcctccagttctctcttcttctcctcctcttctctctctcttctcttagtCAGGCTGACACTGAGACCTCTGAAGAACTTCTAGATCTTTCCTCTTTTATAGCTCAGACACACCAGGACAACGGTTCAAAGCAGTGGGTGGCTGTCGTATCACCCCTGACCAAGATATCAAACttctttcaacaacaacaaacgatGAGACCATACCATGAACACGGGGCCATGATAGTCTGGAGAAGGACAAGCTTCATCAGACAGCATAGAGGATCTAACAGTGTGGATGTGTGTGATCTGTTATTCTTccactctgtgtctctgccttaTCTCTGGCTCTGTGGGAAAGTCTGCAAGTCTCTATTTGAGTCTCTCAGCACTGCTCTTTGTTCTGGTTTCTAAAAGTCATAAAGCAGtgttactgtacacacacacgcacacgcacacacgcgcccgcacacacacacacacacacgccagcctGTTCTTTCTCAGCTTTACTGGTTTAATATAAACAGGCCAGTAGCGTTGTGTTAATTTGGGCCATAGAGATCAAAGCTCCTAACCGacctgactctgtgtgtgtgtgtgtgtgtgtgtgtgtgtgtgtgtgtgtgtgtgtgtttgtgtgtgtgtgtgtaaatgaatGCGAGAGCTTTCCTACAGATGTATGTCATGCCAAAGCCAAAACCCAATGACTATGAGTTTCTATGACAGCCTTGGTCtggcacacatacagtgccttgcgaaagtattcggcccccttgaactttgcgaccttttgacacatttcaggcttcaaacataaagatataaaactgtatttttttgtgaagaatcaacaacaagtgggacacaatcatgaagtggaacgacatttattggatatttcaaacttttttaacaaatcaaaaactgaaaaattgggtgtgcaaaattattcagcccctttactttcagtgcagcaaactctctccagaagttcagtgagaatctctgaatgatccaatgttgacctaaatgactaatgatgataaatacaatccacctgtgtgtaatcaagtctccgtataaatgcacctgcactgtgatagtctcagaggtccgttaaaagcgcagagagcatcatgaagaacaaggaacacaccaggcaggtccgagatactgttgtgaagaagtttaaagttggatttggatacaaaaagatttcccaagctttaaacatcccaaggagcactgtgcaagcgataatattgaaatggaaggagtatcagaccactgcaaatctaccaagacctggccgtccctctaaactttcagctcatacaaggagaagactgatcagagatgcagccaagaggcccatgatcactctggatgaactgcagagatctacagctgaggtgggagactctgtccataggacaacaatcagtcgtatattgcacaaatctggcctttatggaagagtggcaagaagaaagcaacaatgcaaaacgttatgtttggcgtaaaagcaacacagctgaacacaccatccccactgtcaaacatggtggtggcagcatcatggtttgggcctgcttgtcttcagcagggacagggaagatggttacaattgatgggaagatggatggagccaaatacaggaccattctggaagaaaacctgatggagtctgcaaaagacctgagactgggacggagatttgtcttccaacaagataatgatccaaaacataaagcaacatctacaatggaatggttcaaaaataaacatatccaggtgttagaatggccaagtcaaagtccagacctgaatccaatcgagaatctgtggaaagaactgaaaactgctgttcacaaatgctctccatccaacctcactgagctcgagctgttttgcaaggaggaatgggaaaaaatgtcagtctctcgatgtgcaaaactgatagagacataccccaagcgacttacagctgtaatcgcagcaaaaggtggcgctacaaagtattaacttaagggggctgaataattttgcacgcccaatttttcagtttttgatttattaaaaaagttagaaatatccaataaatgtcgttccacttcatgattgtgtcccacttgttgttgattcttcacaaaaaaatacagttttatatctttatgtttgaagcctgaaatgtgtcaaaaggtcgcaaagttcaagggggccgaatactttcgcaaggcactgtaccatctGCACCACGTGTTCTCTATCGGTCTTTGGTACCATGAAGGAACATTGATGTTCTGCATGTATGCCGGCCCGCCAGGGCCACTGGTACTGTATTAGTGCTGTAATAATAGAACTGTAATATTATTGTAGTTGTACCATAGTACTGactgttagtatgtgtgtgtttctccaggtCATTGCCAGGTGGCCACCCCTCAGTGTCGTATCCACAAGTGCACCACAGACTTTGTGTCCCTGACGTCTCACCTGACCCCAGCGCTGGATGGCTTTGCCGTAGAGTTCTGTAAGGCTCTGAGGTCCTACAGCGCCTGCACCCAGAGGACAGCCAAGTCCTGTAGGGGCAACCTGGTCTTCCACTCTGCTGTCCTGGGCATCTCAGACCTCATGACCCAGAGAAACTGCTCCCGTGACGGGCCCACCTCCTCCACACACCCCGAGATACAATCAGAGCCCTGCAACTACCACAGCCGCACCCAGCACACTCACCCACACCCTCACTCTCACACGCACACTACCACGCGGCCGGGTTACCTGTTCTGCGGGCTGTTTGGGGATCCCCATCTGCGGACGTTTAAGGACAGCTTCCAGACCTGCAAGGTGGAAGGGGCGTGGCCGCTGATTGATAACGACTTCTTGTCTGTGCAGGTGACCAACGTTCCTGTGGTAACGGGATCCAGCGCCACAGCGACCAATAAGGTGAGGGGAAATCCGTACGGTATATTACTGTGTATTGAAATGAAAGCCTCGGCACTTAACtagttaaaaaaagaaagaataatAACTCCTTCCTACATGGTTCAGAACAGGTGCAAGTCCACAAAGTAGAAAGTTATACACTAATAAATACAGGAAGACTGTTTTGTTTCAATATAAAACAAAAACCTTTATTTGGAGCATGTTCCATCTTGTAGGGAATTAGTATATTGAGAAGAGAACAGGCCCCAGTATAGAGCCCTGAGGTACTCCCTCGATAAGACGTCTGATAAATGGAGGTTCTTACCCAGCTCTCCACTGAAGCAGCAGTGTTGTAAAGATGCAGTAAACAGTACATTCTGGGATGGGAGAAAAGAGGTTGAGAGTGATGTGCAGAATAAATAAACCGTCTAGTATGAAGAGCTTTGCAGCTGCAGCCTGGCCCAGATAGGTTTTATAGcaactcccttctctctctttttgaaACCTCTTTTTACGTGTTGCGTTTTCACTTTGCAGACTGTGTTAGTCTTTTTGTGTTCTAGTTTGAGTTTACTGaatggctggtgtgtgtgtctatagtcaCCTCTGAGCTGCTGTGTCTCAGAGAAAGAGCTCTTTTCgtcgagaacacacacacacacacacacacacaggtgcgaGGAGAGCAGAGTGAACAGTTGAGTCTTGTGACTAACACTTGTGACTAACGTGGTGTTGGAATCCTAACTTAGTTAATGGCTGCTTATAGCATGACCCCTAATACCCTGAAATGAGCGGCGCGTGAAAGGAaccactatgtgtgtgtgtcagcagagGGCCCGAGACCTTTCACACACATATGGCTTTAAGCAGGTTACGGTCGAGAACGAGGGGCGCCATACCATAAAAAGacaaaaacgcacacacacatggacacacaacacagacacagacacagacacacaacacagacacagacacacaacacagacacagacacacaacacagacacagacacagacacatggacagacacacaacacagacacagacacacaacacagacacagacacagacacaggctgaGAAGGTCTTTAGACGTCACTAAGTCAGTTCTGTGGTGGCCAAGCGGCCATGTTGCCCCCCACCCAGGGGATAGTTGTACGACTGGTGCTCTGACCCTGTGTCAGGGGTGGGGCTCGCTATTCGTTCTAATtattagcacacacacacccgtgACTGCGCCTGCAGCTCCTGGCCTCATCCCTCATCGCTGACAACTGGACAAAGCAGTCATTCATGCTATCACTAATGCTAACCCTAAGACTGTGTGGCTATGGCCACAGCCTTGCGGATACAGTTGGAGGACCCGGCTAAGGCTAACACCATGCCACTGCTAGCCGTTAGCCTGGGTGTGTTTGCTTAGCTGTGCCTGCTAATCACGGCTTGTTAAAAAGTAATTGGGTCATTGCTAAAATGGATTCTGTGGCGAGTTAATGgcatgggtgtttgtgtgtgtgtgtaggtgtgtgtctgtgtgtaggtgtgtgcgtgtttgtgtaagACAGAGTTGGGCTGAGCCCTCTGACAAATATGATTTCAGCTCGTTTTCAGGgcacatgggtgtgtgtgtgtgtttgtgtgtgtgtgtgtctatgtaacCAATAAATAACACAGTAAAAGCCATTTATAGTTTATATTGTAGTGTTGTATATTAGTTGTCAGTGTGCAGTCAGTGTCCTCTTTGCTGCAAAGAATTGGGGTTTGAACAAAACAAGTGAAGGTCAATATCCTTGCCATGTTTGTAATGTAAGATATTATAAAGTGTCTGGAAAAGCTGTTTTTAACCTGTTTTTAACCTTGTTTTACACAAATATCAAAGTTATTGTGTGTCTGGTCATACGATGACCTTTTTGTGTGCCCATAGATCACCATCATATTCAAGCCCTTTGAGGAGTGTACAGACCAGCGTGTTTACCAGGCAGTAACAGATGACCTGCCCGCTGCCTTCGTAGACGGTACCGTGAGCAGCGGGGCCCCCAACCACAACGTTAACGGGAATAACGGTGACTCTACCGGTAAGGTACGGGCGCTGTGGATCTCGGAGCGTAGCCCCGGTCACCACGTGGAGCTGCACGCCGGCTACATCGGCGTGACGGTTATCGTACGACAGCTGGGGCGCTACCTGACCCTGGCGGTGCGCATCCCGGAGGAGATGGCCCATGCCTACGACGCTACGCAGGACCTGCAGCTCTGCCTCAACGGATGTCCCACCTCGGAACGCATCGACCGGGGAGGTCACCTGCCACtgcctctccctctaccccctccagcCCTGGGCTTACATCTCCAGCAGCCACACGGCCAGGGCAAGGGCCAGCCCTCCCACACGGCTCCCTACAGCGCCCCCCAGTGGTTCAGTGTGGAGGGTGCACGGGCACGCTGCAGGGAGCAGCTGGAGTTACAGGATATTTATTTCCACTCATGTGTGTTTGACCTCATGACCACCGGGGACGCTAACTTCACGGCAGCAGCGTTCAGCGCTCTGAAGGACATGGAGAGTCTCCACCCCCACCGGGAACGCTGGAGGATCTTCCCACAAAGCTCTGCCGACACCTCCCAGCCTATCACATGGCTCCTACTGCTCACTCTCTTTGCGCTCGGCTCTGCACTGGTatagcgtttgtgt
The genomic region above belongs to Oncorhynchus mykiss isolate Arlee chromosome 6, USDA_OmykA_1.1, whole genome shotgun sequence and contains:
- the rgmb gene encoding RGM domain family member B, which codes for MGRAGCCYRGAERLASSPSLRPLLLLIVALCYGAHRGHCQVATPQCRIHKCTTDFVSLTSHLTPALDGFAVEFCKALRSYSACTQRTAKSCRGNLVFHSAVLGISDLMTQRNCSRDGPTSSTHPEIQSEPCNYHSRTQHTHPHPHSHTHTTTRPGYLFCGLFGDPHLRTFKDSFQTCKVEGAWPLIDNDFLSVQVTNVPVVTGSSATATNKITIIFKPFEECTDQRVYQAVTDDLPAAFVDGTVSSGAPNHNVNGNNGDSTGKVRALWISERSPGHHVELHAGYIGVTVIVRQLGRYLTLAVRIPEEMAHAYDATQDLQLCLNGCPTSERIDRGGHLPLPLPLPPPALGLHLQQPHGQGKGQPSHTAPYSAPQWFSVEGARARCREQLELQDIYFHSCVFDLMTTGDANFTAAAFSALKDMESLHPHRERWRIFPQSSADTSQPITWLLLLTLFALGSALV